Proteins from one Fragaria vesca subsp. vesca unplaced genomic scaffold, FraVesHawaii_1.0 scf0513070, whole genome shotgun sequence genomic window:
- the LOC101315399 gene encoding peptidyl-prolyl cis-trans isomerase FKBP16-3, chloroplastic-like, whose translation MATNLASTSSLSLSLKSRRPPLLGSYSGKRNYRCHSMQSSKLQLSTTTPGEFNLIQRRDAIAFLFGFSSCLVLDSFQAQGAGLPPEEKPRLCDNSCEQQLENVPMVTTESGLQYKDIKVGQGPSPPVGFQVAANYVAMVPSGQIFDSSLEKGQLYIFRVGSGQVIKGLDEGILTMKIGGKRRLYIPGSLAFPKGLNSAPGRPRVAPSSPVVFDVSLEYVPGLEIDEE comes from the exons atggcCACAAATTTGGCATCAACTTCCAGTCTCAGTCTCAGTCTCAAGAGTAGACGACCACCTCTCCTGG GTTCGTATTCTGGGAAGAGGAATTATCGATGTCACAGTATGCAATCTTCAAAGCTACAACTTAGTACAACCACCCCCGGAGAGTTTAATCTAATCCAACGGAGAGATGCCATTGCCttcctttttggtttttcaagCTGCCTTGTCCTGGACTCATTTCAAGCCCAGGGAGCTGGGTTGCCCCCAGAAGAAAAGCCTCGACTTTGTGATAATTCTTGTGAACAACAGCTTGAAAAT GTCCCAATGGTAACTACAGAGTCTGGTTTGCAGTATAAGGATATTAAAGTCGGTCAAGGCCCCAGTCCACCTGTTGGTTTTCAG GTGGCGGCGAATTATGTCGCCATGGTTCCGTCTGGACAAATATTTGACAG TTCATTGGAGAAGGGTCAACTTTATATATTTCGTGTTGGCTCTGGTCAG GTGATCAAGGGACTTGACGAAGGGATCTTGACCATGAAAATAGGAGGGAAGCGGCGGCTCTACATCCCAGGATCT TTGGCCTTTCCCAAGGGTCTCAATTCAGCTCCAGGAAGACCAAGGGTGGCACCAAGTAGTCCAGTGGTTTTCGATGTGAGTTTGGAATACGTACCGGGACTTGAAATTGATGAAGAGTGA
- the LOC101295483 gene encoding PHD finger-like domain-containing protein 5B-like, which produces MAAKHHPDLIMCRKQPGIAIGRLCEKCDGKCVLCDSMVRPFTLVRICDECNYGSFQGRCVVCGGVGISDAYYCKECSQLEKDRDGCPKIVNLGTARTDLIYERKKYGFKKRS; this is translated from the coding sequence ATGGCCGCGAAGCATCATCCGGACCTGATAATGTGTCGAAAACAACCCGGAATAGCGATCGGAAGGTTGTGCGAAAAGTGTGATGGTAAGTGTGTGTTGTGCGACTCTATGGTGCGTCCTTTCACTCTTGTTCGGATCTGCGATGAATGCAACTACGGATCGTTCCAAGGGCGGTGCGTCGTGTGTGGAGGGGTTGGAATTTCTGATGCTTATTACTGTAAAGAGTGTAGTCAGCTAGAGAAGGATAGAGATGGGTGTCCTAAGATTGTGAATCTTGGAACTGCAAGAACAGATCTAATTTATGAACGCAAAAAGTATGGTTTCAAGAAAAGATCATGA
- the LOC101291199 gene encoding endochitinase PR4-like, producing the protein MGSPAFSCAKILKQQLVIVAGIALVLVLSLHVVEAQNCGCAADLCCSRYGYCGTGDDYCGTGCQAGPCNTAPLTPSTSDVPVADIVTPEFFNGIIDQADASCAGKDFYSRAAFLDALNSYDQFGKIGSLDDSKREIAAFFAHVTHETGHFCYIEEIDGASKDYCDETNTEYPCNPNKGYYGRGPIQLSWNYNYGPAGKSIGFDGVNSPESVANDALIAFKTALWYWMNNVRPVIAEGFGETIRAINGALECDGGNPATVQKRVDYYVDYCNQLGVAPGDNLTC; encoded by the exons ATGGGTTCCCCTGCTTTCTCTTGTGCAAAAATACTGAAGCAGCAGCTTGTCATTGTGGCTGGAATAGCTCTAGTCCTTGTCCTAAGTTTGCATGTGGTAGAGGCTCAAAATTGTGGTTGTGCTGCGGACCTGTGCTGCAGCCGATACGGCTACTGCGGCACAGGCGACGACTACTGCGGCACGGGATGCCAAGCAGGGCCTTGCAACACGGCCCCCCTGACTCCCAGTACCAGTGATGTTCCGGTGGCGGACATCGTCACCCCGGAATTCTTCAACGGGATAATTGATCAAGCGGACGCTAGCTGCGCTGGAAAGGATTTCTATTCTCGGGCTGCTTTTCTGGATGCTCTTAACTCGTATGATCAGTTTGGTAAGATTGGTTCCCTTGATGATTCTAAACGGGAGATTGCTGCCTTCTTTGCCCACGTCACCCATGAGACCGGGC ATTTTTGCTACATAGAAGAGATAGACGGGGCATCAAAAGACTACTGCGATGAGACTAACACGGAATATCCATGTAACCCGAACAAAGGTTATTACGGCAGGGGACCCATCCAACTATCGTGGAACTACAATTACGGTCCTGCCGGAAAGAGCATCGGGTTCGACGGAGTAAACTCCCCCGAAAGCGTAGCTAATGATGCACTCATTGCTTTTAAGACTGCACTATGGTACTGGATGAACAATGTTCGCCCGGTTATTGCAGAAGGCTTCGGGGAAACTATTCGAGCCATTAATGGTGCGCTTGAATGCGATGGTGGAAACCCTGCTACTGTACAGAAACGGGTCGACTATTACGTTGATTATTGTAACCAACTTGGTGTTGCCCCCGGTGACAACCTTACTTGCTAG